GGCCACCGTGAATCCCTCCGGGATCTTGTGCAGGAAAACAGCCAAGAAGATCACCCAGCCCAGCCAGTCGGAAATGAGGAAGCCGGAGGCGATGGCGATGCCGTCGAAGAAGGTGTGGATCAGCAGCGCCACCAGCACGGAGTAGCCCAGGTGTCCGCCTGCGAACTCTTCCTTGTGGACCTCCTCGCCGAAGTGGAAGTGTGGCGTGAGGGTGTGCTCGAACAGATGCATCAGCAGGTAGCCGGCCAGTACGAACATCAAGCCGCGCTCGTGTTCCAGATTCAGGCTCTGCGGGATCATCTCCAGCAGCGCGGTGGCCAGCATGAATCCCGAGCCCAGGGCCACGAAGTACTTCAAGTAGCTGCGCTCCCAGTTGCGCTGCACGATGATGGTGCCGCCAAAGACGTTGGCCAGCGCCGCCGTCAGGCCCAGCAGGATGCTGATGGCAAAAGGGTGCATGTGCGGGGGTGAGGATAACAGACTGAGTAGCGAGTACCGAGTGGCGAGTGGTGAGCGTCGGGCCAACCGGAGCGAAGTCGCGCTGCTTGGCAGGCTCGATGCTCACCACTCGCCACTATCCACTATGCCTTATGTGCACCACGTCTCCATCCTTAACGACGTAATCCTTCCCCTCCAGGCGCAAGGTGCCGCGAGCGCGGGCGTTAGCTTCGGAGCCGGCTTCGAGCAGCGCGTCCCAGTGGATGGTTTCGGCGCGGATGAAGTGCTTTTGAAGGTCGGAGTGGATGGCGCCCGCGGCTTCCGCGGCCCGGGTGCCGGCGGGCACCGTCCAGGCGCGGCACTCGTCCTCGCCCACGGTGAAGAAGGAGATCATGCCCAGCAGGGCGTAGGTGGTGCGGATCAGACGCGTCAGGCCGCTCTCCTTCAGGTGGTAGCTGGATAGGAACTCCGCCGCCTCGGCGTCGCTCATGTCCGCCAATTCCGCTTCCACCTTTCCGCAGATGGCGGTGGCGCCGGCGTTGGGGCGCGACGCCGCCGCGCCCAGGCCGTATTTCTCCACCGCGCCCTCCAGATCCTTGCCCAGGTCGGCGCTCTCGCTGACGTTGAGCACGCACAGCAGGGACTTCTCGCTCAAGAACTGGAAGCCGCGGAAGCGCTTCTTGTCTTCCGGCGTCATCTCCAGCTCGCGCAGCGGGCGCTCGGTCTCCAGATGCGCCTTGGCGCGCAGCAGCAGCTCGTGCTCCTTCACCAGGTCCGGCGACTTCATCTTCTTCAGATCTTTTTCCAGCCGCTCCAGCCGCTTTTCCATCTGGCCCAGGTCGTTGATGATGAGGTCCAACTCCACCCTGGCCAGGTCGCGCGGGGGATCGATCTCGCCCACGTGCGGGACGGCGGGATCGTCGAAGGCGCGCAGGACGTGCGCCAGCGAGTCCACGGAGCGCAGGGCGGTGGCGTAGGCGGTGTCCTTGAGGGCTTCCTGGCCGATGGCGGCCACGTCCACGTACTCGACCGCGGCGTGCATGAGATTGCGCGGGTTGTAAAGCGCCGCCAGCCTGTCCAGGCGGTCGTCGGGGACCTTGGCGACGCCCAGATGCGCCTCGCGCCCGTGCGCGTCCACATGCGCCTTGGTCAGAATCTTGAACAGGGAGGTCTTGCCGACTTGAGGCAGTCCGATGATTCCGGTTTTCATACCGGCACGGCGACGCTCTCCACAATCTCCCGCAGAACATGCTCCGACTGCTCCGATGTCTTGAGGGTCGAGGAGTAGCGGGCGTTCGCCACCACGCGGTGGGCGAAGACGGGGATGGCCAGCGACTTGAAGTCGGCGGGAGTGGCGAAGTCACGTCCTTCCAGGAAGGCCAGGGCCTGGGCGGCGCGGTAAAGCATGAGCGCCCCGCGCGGCGAAACGCCGAGCGAGAGATACTCCGAGTCGCGCGTCTTCTGCACGATGGCCAGGGTGTAGGTCACCAGCGCATCGTCCACGCGCACCCGGGTGGCCTCCTGCTGCATGGCCAGCATGTCGGCAGCGGTCATCACTGCTTCCAGATTCTCCAGGCGCGCCGCGCCCGCCTCCGAGCGCAGGATGCCGCGCTCGCTCTCCGCGTCCGGATATCCCATGCGCACCCGCATCAGGAAGCGGTCCATCTGCGATTCGGGCAAGGGATACGTCCCATGGTGCTCCACGGGATTCTGCGTGGCGATGACGATAAAGGGCTGGGGCAGGGGATAGCTGTGGCTGTCCACCGTGACCTGGCCTTCGTTCATGGCCTCGAGCAGCGCCGACTGCGTCTTGGGCGTGGTGCGGTTGATCTCATCGGCCAGCAGCACGTTAGCGAAGACCGGCCCAGGCTTGAACTCGAACTTCTGCTCCAGCGGCGAGTAGATGGAGATGCCCAGCACGTCCGAGGGCAGCATGTCGCTGGTGAACTGGATGCGCTGGAACTTGCAATCCAGCGCGCGGGCCAGCGCGTGGCCGAGCGTGGTCTTGCCCACGCCGGGGACGTCTTCGATCAGCAGGTGCCCGCGCGCCACCACCCCCACCAGCGCCAGGCGGATGACGTCGTCCTTGCCGCGGATCACGGTGCGCAGCGCGGCTTCGAGCTTCCCCGCGCGCTGGGCGATCACCGGCATGGTTTGCGGTGCCATGGGATTTTCGGATTGTACTACGTCCGGCTTTTCCGCTTGGAGCGGTCAGGAGTCGCGTTTCCGGCGCGTCACAGCGCGCTGGATGGTCTGATCGAGCGCGGCCTTGGCCTGCTCGTACTCCGCCGCCGAGATCTTTCCCTGGTG
The nucleotide sequence above comes from Terriglobales bacterium. Encoded proteins:
- a CDS encoding ZIP family metal transporter, with the protein product MHPFAISILLGLTAALANVFGGTIIVQRNWERSYLKYFVALGSGFMLATALLEMIPQSLNLEHERGLMFVLAGYLLMHLFEHTLTPHFHFGEEVHKEEFAGGHLGYSVLVALLIHTFFDGIAIASGFLISDWLGWVIFLAVFLHKIPEGFTVASVMLASGSSRRAAWTASAMLGGATLLGVLAMAGFKHAVALGLPLSAGVTLYVAASDLIPEVNREPGVKMALMVFVGVGLLFLLDLAFHAH
- a CDS encoding DUF933 domain-containing protein, giving the protein MKTGIIGLPQVGKTSLFKILTKAHVDAHGREAHLGVAKVPDDRLDRLAALYNPRNLMHAAVEYVDVAAIGQEALKDTAYATALRSVDSLAHVLRAFDDPAVPHVGEIDPPRDLARVELDLIINDLGQMEKRLERLEKDLKKMKSPDLVKEHELLLRAKAHLETERPLRELEMTPEDKKRFRGFQFLSEKSLLCVLNVSESADLGKDLEGAVEKYGLGAAASRPNAGATAICGKVEAELADMSDAEAAEFLSSYHLKESGLTRLIRTTYALLGMISFFTVGEDECRAWTVPAGTRAAEAAGAIHSDLQKHFIRAETIHWDALLEAGSEANARARGTLRLEGKDYVVKDGDVVHIRHSG
- a CDS encoding MoxR family ATPase gives rise to the protein MAPQTMPVIAQRAGKLEAALRTVIRGKDDVIRLALVGVVARGHLLIEDVPGVGKTTLGHALARALDCKFQRIQFTSDMLPSDVLGISIYSPLEQKFEFKPGPVFANVLLADEINRTTPKTQSALLEAMNEGQVTVDSHSYPLPQPFIVIATQNPVEHHGTYPLPESQMDRFLMRVRMGYPDAESERGILRSEAGAARLENLEAVMTAADMLAMQQEATRVRVDDALVTYTLAIVQKTRDSEYLSLGVSPRGALMLYRAAQALAFLEGRDFATPADFKSLAIPVFAHRVVANARYSSTLKTSEQSEHVLREIVESVAVPV